In Levilactobacillus brevis, a single genomic region encodes these proteins:
- the radA gene encoding DNA repair protein RadA — MAKTKTKFVCQNCDYSSPRYLGRCPNCGEWNTMVEEVITPAAAKPQSTRTTVTGEHSKPQLMNEIKHTTEMRVKTQMHELNRVLGGGIVPGSLILIGGDPGIGKSTLLLQVSGQLSATGGKVLYVSGEESASQIKMRADRLVVNSDHLYLYPETDMASIRANIEEMQPDYVVIDSVQTMQAPGIESAIGSVSQIRAVTGELMQIAKTNGITIFVVGHVTKGGAIAGPKILEHMVDTVLYFEGDLHHTYRILRAVKNRFGSTNELGIFEMREGGLYEVANPSEIFLEERLKDATGSAIVVSMEGTRPILVEVQALISPSVFGNAQRTSSGLDRNRVALLMAVLEKRANLMLQNQDAFLKAAGGVKLDEPAIDLAIAMSIASSYRDTATEPSDCFVGEVGLTGEIRRVSRIESRVAEAKKLGFKRIFVPKNNMQGWKAPEGIQVVGVSTLRQALKLALDV, encoded by the coding sequence GTGGCTAAAACGAAAACGAAATTTGTTTGTCAGAATTGTGATTATAGCTCGCCGCGTTACCTGGGTCGCTGCCCCAACTGTGGGGAATGGAATACCATGGTTGAAGAGGTCATCACGCCGGCCGCTGCCAAGCCCCAATCGACGCGGACCACGGTGACGGGGGAACACTCCAAGCCGCAGTTGATGAATGAAATCAAGCACACCACGGAGATGCGGGTGAAGACCCAGATGCACGAGCTCAACCGGGTTCTCGGTGGTGGAATCGTGCCGGGTTCACTCATCCTGATCGGTGGGGACCCCGGTATCGGGAAGTCCACACTGCTCTTACAGGTCTCTGGTCAGCTGAGTGCGACCGGCGGCAAGGTGCTCTACGTGTCCGGGGAAGAAAGTGCCTCGCAGATTAAGATGCGTGCCGACCGGTTAGTCGTGAACAGCGACCACCTTTACCTGTATCCGGAAACGGATATGGCCAGCATCCGGGCTAACATTGAAGAAATGCAACCGGACTACGTGGTGATCGACTCCGTTCAGACCATGCAGGCACCAGGCATCGAATCGGCCATTGGGTCCGTTTCACAGATTCGGGCGGTGACCGGGGAACTCATGCAGATCGCCAAGACCAATGGTATTACCATCTTCGTGGTGGGTCACGTGACCAAAGGTGGCGCGATCGCCGGGCCAAAGATTCTGGAGCACATGGTGGATACGGTGCTGTACTTTGAAGGGGACCTCCATCACACCTACCGGATTCTCCGCGCGGTTAAGAACCGTTTCGGCTCGACCAATGAGCTGGGGATCTTCGAAATGCGCGAGGGCGGCCTCTATGAAGTCGCGAACCCCTCTGAGATTTTCCTGGAGGAACGGCTAAAGGACGCCACGGGTTCGGCCATCGTGGTGTCGATGGAAGGAACCCGGCCGATTCTGGTCGAAGTACAAGCCCTGATTTCACCGTCAGTCTTCGGTAATGCCCAACGGACCTCGAGTGGCTTGGACCGCAACCGGGTCGCCTTGTTAATGGCCGTCTTAGAGAAACGGGCTAACCTGATGCTACAGAACCAAGATGCCTTTCTCAAGGCGGCTGGTGGCGTTAAGCTGGACGAACCCGCCATCGACTTGGCCATCGCCATGAGCATCGCGTCTAGCTATCGGGATACGGCCACGGAACCCAGTGACTGCTTCGTCGGTGAAGTTGGCTTGACCGGTGAGATTCGGCGAGTGAGTCGGATTGAGTCTCGGGTCGCCGAGGCTAAGAAGCTAGGTTTCAAGCGCATCTTCGTCCCGAAGAACAACATGCAGGGGTGGAAGGCGCCGGAAGGCATTCAGGTCGTGGGGGTATCGACCCTACGACAAGCCCTCAAGTTGGCGCTGGACGTTTAA